In Rhopalosiphum padi isolate XX-2018 chromosome 3, ASM2088224v1, whole genome shotgun sequence, the genomic stretch attatattctaaatactACTCATACTATAACATACTACCTATGTTTCTATTGAGCCTCTTAAACTCAGCACCCatgtaaaatgtacctatataattggtTAACATATACCAATTTAATGCATAAAAACAGTACTCTTAATTTGGGGGGTCCACATAGAgacactaatattaaaacaataagagTCTGTGATTGAAAGGTTTAATTTTTTGCACttagtataattagtaaaaatttacctatacgaaataaaaatgaattaatcataacttagatttacaaaatagaatctataaacattattttcaattagtttttaattactatttttttctttcagtgaaaatgaaaatgtcGTACTAGAAGCTATGGATTCGGAAGATGAAAACGATTTTGACTTCGGTTTTTATGATGGAATGGAACTAGAAAAAATTCTTGGACTCACGAAAAATAACGgtaaacttttctttttaattaagtGGAAAAATCAAGTATCCGCAGATCTGGTgccaaaacaattaattcatgaGAGATATCCTCAGTTAACTATTGCGTATTACGAGAGCATATTCCGGTTTACTGATACAAAAACCGAGGATTAATTTCTTATGCATATGtataagcaaatattatttcttaacgtACGagtatttagacatttttttttattttaactctatcgaattttaattgttttgctgATAAATActcgaatattttttaaaagttccatatttttttattcaataatataataataataataataagtatttcagAATCTTTTTATTTCATATGAGTAATAATCTGGGGTGGTAATCAACTTTGACAATCAATACTAAATCATAAATAGGCCTATGAacatttttgttgaatttattgtagtaacaaatgtattttgctatataggtatatatattattctgtatattgtgtacatccccagtgataataaatacatttttcataatagtttttacctagttattatatttaatgtgtttatagACTAAGTAAAAAAGTTGGTTTGATGAGGTTTGATTGAAAAATGAGCAATTAACTCAACTGTAGCCAATCGATGTTAAAAgcgaattagtgtaaaatttgttgaaaaaacactcatagatttgacatattgacatcttcttcttttatatattattttaataaaagtgaaaaatagttaCGTTCTCCGTCCCTCCACGTCCTCCCACAATTCaatcactgtatatatattatattctaaatactACTCATACTATAACATACTACCTATGTTTCTATTGAGCCTCTTAAACTCAGCACCCatgtaaaatgtacctatataattggtTAACATATACCAATTTAATGCATAAAAACAGTACTCTTAATTTGGGGGGTCCACATAGAgacactaatattaaaacaataagagTCTGTGATTGAAAGGTTTAATCTTTTGCACttagtataattagtaaaaatttacctatacgaaataaaaatgaattaatcataacttagatttacaaaatagaatctataaacattattttcaattagtttttaattactatttttttctttcagtgaaaatgaaaatgtcGTACTAGAAGCTATGGATTCGGAAGATGAAAACGATTTTGACTTCGGTTTTTATGATGGAATGGAACTAGAAAAAATTCTTGGACTCACGAAAAATAACGgtaaacttttctttttaattaagtGGAAAAATCAAGTATCCGCAGATCTGGTgccaaaacaattaattcatgaGAGATATCCTCAGTTAACTATTGCGTATTACGAGAGCATATTCCGGTTTACTGATACAAAAACCGAGGATTAATTTCTTATGCATATGtataagcaaatattatttcttaacgtACGagtatttagacatttttttttattttaactctatcgaattttaattgttttgctgATAAATActcgaatattttttaaaagttccatatttttttattcaataatataataataataataataagtatttcagAATCTTTTTATTTCATGTGAGTAATAATCTGGGGTGGTAATCAACTTTGACAATCAATACTAAATCATAAATAGGCCTATGAacatttttgttgaatttattgtagtaacaaatgtattttgctatataagtatatatattattctgtatattgtgtacatccccagtgataataaatacatttttcataatagtttttacctagttattatatttaatgtgtttatagACTAAGTAAAAAAGTTGGTTTGATGAGGTTTGATTGAAAAATGAGCAATTAACTCAACTGTAGCCAATCGATGTTAAAAgcgaattagtgtaaaatttgttgaaaaaacactcatagatttgacatattgacatcttcttcttt encodes the following:
- the LOC132925210 gene encoding chromobox protein homolog 1-like, with protein sequence MSENENVVLEAMDSEDENDFDFGFYDGMELEKFLGLTKNNGKLFFLIKWKNQVSADLVPKQLIHERYPQLTIAYYESIFRENENVVLEAMDSEDENDFDFGFYDGMELEKILGLTKNNGKLFFLIKWKNQVSADLVPKQLIHERYPQLTIAYYESIFRFTDTKTED